One genomic region from Myripristis murdjan chromosome 7, fMyrMur1.1, whole genome shotgun sequence encodes:
- the calcrl2 gene encoding calcitonin gene-related peptide type 1 receptor, translated as MWRTQLLSLLVVLALGTEVSRCEDVGSVVSVVEAAERQEQEAASDTMSTIPTQSRLQILAAQFECYLKIIHDPPRTEDGTFCNRTWDGWLCWGDSAPGTVMQMCPAYFIDFDPNEKVTKVCNPDGQWFHHPESNRVWTNYTQCEAYTKDKLKFTLSQYYLAMVGHGLSIVSLIISLVIFSYFKSLSCQRISLHKNMFLSFIFNSIITVVWLLAVTHNEATMANNPVSCKVLSVLNQYTFASSYFWMLCEGIYLHTLIIVAVFVGEQQLFWYYVLGWGFPIIPAITYAVGRGLFFNDKCWISSSTSLLYIVHGPIHVALLVNLFFLLNIVRVLITKLKVTHSAESTAYMKAVRATLILIPLLGAQFILVPLRPEGRVAQAIYEFVMNLFTHFQGLLVAIIFCFCNAEAQTALRRKWAQWKVAWGKTGWGEKPITNNSHCNYHTNSSITETSRATVSLELPAAPEYHDNNHFVLKKDQQANGQQSNKKKFSNGEADVPKFMETSNI; from the exons ATGTGGAGGACCCAACTACTGTCACTTCTGGTTGTACTGGCACTGGGCActgag GTGTCCAGGTGTGAGGACGTGGGCTCTGTGGTGTCTGTAGTGGAGGCAGCGGAGAGGCAGGAGCAGGAGGCGGCCAGCGACACCATGTCCACCATACCGACACAATCTCGACTCCAGATCCTGGCTGCCCAGTTTGAGTGCTACCTGAAGATAATCCATGATCCACCACGTACAGAAGACG gtacTTTCTGTAACCGCACATGGGACGGCTGGTTGTGTTGGGGAGACTCTGCTCCAGGGACAGTCATGCAGATGTGTCCTGCGTATTTTATAGACTTTGATCCTAATG AGAAAGTTACCAAAGTGTGTAATCCTGATGGCCAGTGGTTCCACCACCCAGAGAGCAACCGAGTCTGGACCAACTACACCCAGTGTGAGGCTTACACCAAAGACAAGCTCAAG ttcaCCCTCAGTCAGTACTACCTGGCCATGGTGGGTCATGGTCTGTCAATCGTCTCCCTCATCATCTCTCTGGTCATCTTCTCCTACTTCAA gagtcTTAGCTGCCAGAGAATCTCCCTCCACAAGAACATGTTTCTCTCCTTCATCTTCAACTCCATCATCACTGTTGTTTGGCTCTTGGCTGTGACCCACAACGAGGCCACGATGGCCAACAACCCT GTCAGCTGTAAGGTGCTCTCTGTGCTCAACCAGTACACGTTTGCTTCCAGCTACTTCTGGATGCTGTGCGAGGGAATTTACCTGCACACACTTATCATAGTGGCCGTGTTTGTCGGGGAACAGCAGCTCTTCTGGTACTACGTCCTGGGATGGG GCTTTCCCATAATTCCTGCCATCACATATGCTGTAGGACGTGGGCTCTTCTTTAATGACAA GTGTTGGATCAGCTCGAGCACAAGTCTGCTTTACATCGTCCATGGACCTATTCATGTAGCCTTGCTT GTGAATCTCTTCTTCCTGCTGAACATTGTGCGGGTGCTGATCACCAAGCTGAAGGTGACCCATAGTGCTGAGTCCACTGCCTACATGAAGGCAGTGAGAGCCACCCTCATCCTTATTCCCCTGCTGGGTGCCCAATTCATCCTGGTGCCTCTCAGGCCTGAGGGACGCGTGGCCCAAGCCATCTACGAGTTTGTCATGAACCTCTTCACCCACTTCCAG GGACTTCTGGTGGCAATTATCTTCTGTTTCTGCAATGCCGAG GCCCAAACAGCGCTGCGGAGGAAGTGGGCTCAGTGGAAGGTGGCATGGGGTAAAACTGGCTGGGGAGAAAAGCCCATCACCAACAACTCCCACTGCAACTACCACACCAACTCCTCCATTACTGAAACCAGCCGCGCCACCGTCAGCCTGGAGTTGCCCGCTGCTCCCGAGTACCACGACAACAACCACTTCGTGCTCAAGAAGGACCAGCAAGCCAACGGGCAGCAGAGCAACAAGAAGAAATTCAGTAACGGAGAGGCAGACGTGCCCAAGTTCATGGAGACCAGCAACATCTGA